The following are encoded together in the Phragmites australis chromosome 19, lpPhrAust1.1, whole genome shotgun sequence genome:
- the LOC133900124 gene encoding putative receptor protein kinase CRINKLY4: MNAQGPKFQEMDHVLVLAVCFLVLLPGWACGLGSMSSIAVSYGEDGPVFCGMSSDGSHIVTCFGADASVLYGAPPNIPFLGLTAGDGFVCGLLLDTRQPYCWGSNSYVKSGVPQPMIEGAKYSELSAGDNHLCALRASADGIHGANGGTSLIDCWGYNMTATHVVTEAVSTISAGSVFNCGLFAQNRTVFCWGDETVSGVVGLAPKNVQFQSIGAGGFHVCGVLENAQVFCWGRSMEMQQVAPSSAIGDGDVNIVPMDAMVSVVGGRFHACGIRSLDHQVACWGFTLHNSTSPPKGLKMYALVAGDYFTCGVPAETSLMPRCWGNSGPSALPMAVPPGICVPTACSRGYYEYANHGKLGSSKVCKPANSRLCLPCSAGCPEDSYESSPCNTTADRICQYDCSRCVTDECMSFCLSQKQTKSQKVMAFQLRIFVAEIAFAIILVLSVTVIACLYVRHKLRHCQCPNSELRLAKSTAYSFRKDNIKIQPDVEDLKIRRAQEFSYEELEQATGGFSEDSQVGKGSFSCVFKGILRDGTVVAVKRAIKASDVKKNSKEFHNELDLLSRLNHAHLLNLLGYCEDGSERLLVYEFMAHGSLYQHLHSKDPNLKKRLNWARRVTIAVQAARGIEYLHGYACPPVIHRDIKSSNILIDEDHNARVADFGLSILGPADSGTPLSELPAGTLGYLDPEYYRLHYLTTKSDVYSFGVVLLEILSGRKAIDMQFEEGNIVEWAVPLIKAGDIFAILDPVLSPPSDLEALKKIASVACKCVRMRGKDRPSMDKVTTALEHALALLMGSPCVEQPILPTEVVLGSSRMHKVSQMSSNHSCSENELADGEDQRIEYRAPSWITFPSVTSSQRRKSSASEADIAGRTTTDGRNAGSSIGDGLRSLEEEIGPASPQENLYLQHNF, translated from the coding sequence ATGAACGCCCAAGGCCCCAAGTTTCAAGAAATGGACCATGTGTTAGTTCTAGCAGTATGCTTCCTGGTTTTGCTGCCTGGCTGGGCCTGTGGCCTTGGCTCCATGTCATCCATTGCAGTGTCTTATGGGGAGGATGGCCCGGTGTTCTGCGGCATGAGCTCCGATGGCTCCCACATTGTCACATGCTTTGGTGCGGATGCCTCTGTTCTGTATGGCGCTCCCCCCAATATCCCTTTCCTCGGCCTTACAGCGGGGGACGGGTTTGTGTGCGGTCTTTTGCTTGATACCAGGCAGCCTTACTGCTGGGGGAGCAACTCCTACGTCAAGAGTGGTGTGCCACAACCGATGATAGAGGGCGCAAAGTATTCTGAGCTCAGTGCAGGGGACAACCACCTTTGCGCGCTGCGAGCATCCGCAGATGGAATTCATGGTGCTAATGGTGGCACGTCACTGATTGATTGCTGGGGATACAATATGACTGCCACACATGTTGTCACTGAAGCCGTTTCTACCATCTCAGCCGGTTCGGTGTTCAATTGCGGCTTGTTTGCACAGAACAGGACGGTGTTCTGCTGGGGTGATGAAACGGTGAGTGGTGTTGTCGGACTGGCACCAAAGAATGTGCAGTTCCAGTCTATAGGAGCAGGTGGCTTCCACGTCTGTGGGGTGTTGGAGAATGCACAGGTGTTCTGCTGGGGCAGGAGCATGGAAATGCAGCAAGTGGCACCGTCTAGTGCTATTGGTGATGGGGATGTGAACATAGTACCAATGGATGCGATGGTCTCTGTAGTCGGTGGACGGTTTCATGCTTGTGGCATCAGGAGCCTTGATCACCAAGTAGCTTGCTGGGGTTTCACACTTCATAACAGTACATCGCCACCAAAAGGGCTGAAGATGTATGCACTTGTGGCCGGGGACTACTTTACTTGTGGTGTGCCTGCTGAAACATCTCTGATGCCAAGGTGCTGGGGCAACAGTGGGCCATCGGCACTACCAATGGCGGTTCCCCCTGGGATTTGTGTACCTACTGCATGCAGCCGTGGGTACTACGAGTATGCGAACCATGGTAAGCTTGGCAGCAGCAAGGTCTGCAAGCCTGCAAATTCTAGACTCTGCTTGCCCTGTAGTGCAGGTTGCCCAGAAGACTCATATGAGTCATCGCCCTGCAATACCACGGCTGACCGCATTTGCCAGTATGATTGCTCAAGGTGCGTCACAGATGAGTGCATGTCATTCTGCTTATCCCAGAAGCAGACCAAGAGCCAGAAAGTAATGGCTTTTCAGCTGCGTATTTTTGTGGCAGAGATTGCGTTTGCCATCATTTTGGTGTTGAGTGTGACAGTAATTGCTTGCCTTTATGTCCGGCACAAGCTTCGGCATTGTCAATGTCCAAATAGCGAGCTGAGACTGGCAAAGAGCACAGCATATTCCTTCCGGAAAGATAACATAAAGATCCAGCCTGATGTGGAGGATCTGAAGATCAGGAGAGCTCAGGAATTCTCCTACGAAGAATTAGAGCAAGCAACTGGTGGCTTCTCGGAGGATTCACAAGTCGGCAAAGGCAGCTTTTCATGTGTGTTCAAGGGCATCTTGAGGGATGGGACAGTGGTTGCTGTGAAGCGTGCAATAAAAGCATCAGATGTGAAGAAGAACTCAAAGGAGTTCCATAATGAACTCGACCTCCTCTCTAGGCTCAACCATGCGCATTTGCTCAACCTGCTTGGTTACTGCGAGGATGGCAGTGAAAGACTCTTAGTTTATGAGTTCATGGCTCATGGATCTCTGTACCAGCATCTGCACAGCAAGGATCCAAACTTGAAGAAGCGACTGAATTGGGCCAGGCGGGTCACCATTGCTGTCCAAGCTGCTAGGGGAATTGAGTACTTGCATGGCTATGCTTGCCCTCCTGTAATTCACCGAGACATCAAGTCGTCAAACATATTGATTGATGAGGATCACAATGCTCGTGTCGCTGACTTTGGTCTATCTATATTGGGTCCTGCAGATAGCGGCACCCCACTGTCTGAGCTGCCAGCAGGGACACTTGGCTACCTTGATCCCGAGTACTACCGTCTCCATTACTTGACTACGAAGTCCGATGTCTACAGTTTCGGAGTTGTTCTCCTGGAGATCCTAAGTGGCAGGAAAGCGATCGACATGCAGTTTGAGGAAGGGAACATTGTTGAATGGGCAGTACCACTGATCAAAGCTGGGGACATTTTTGCAATCCTTGATCCAGTCTTATCTCCACCCTCAGACCTTGAGGCTCTCAAGAAGATTGCTTCTGTGGCATGCAAGTGTGTCAGAATGCGAGGGAAAGACCGGCCTTCCATGGATAAGGTGACAACAGCTCTAGAGCATGCCCTTGCTCTGCTTATGGGCAGTCCATGCGTTGAGCAACCCATTCTGCCAACTGAGGTTGTTCTTGGAAGTAGCCGGATGCACAAGGTGTCACAGATGTCCTCTAACCACTCTTGCTCAGAGAACGAGCTTGCCGATGGGGAGGACCAGCGGATCGAGTACAGGGCGCCATCTTGGATAACTTTTCCAAGTGTGACCTCATCGCAGAGGAGGAAATCATCTGCATCAGAAGCTGACATCGCTGGCCGAACGACCACAGATGGCAGAAATGCCGGGAGCAGCATAGGTGATGGACTGCGGTCGCTGGAGGAAGAGATCGGGCCGGCCTCACCTCAGGAGAACCTGTACTTGCAGCATAACTTCTGA